One Hippoglossus stenolepis isolate QCI-W04-F060 chromosome 22, HSTE1.2, whole genome shotgun sequence DNA segment encodes these proteins:
- the slc38a4 gene encoding sodium-coupled neutral amino acid transporter 4, with protein sequence MPGVVDRMELRKVSTEADDDSTDSLDDRYTEPIDSEKATIDSQFMDDNDDAESQKFLSNGLMKKKKYEEYHEEYHPGHTSFGMSVFNLSNAIMGSGILGLSFAMANTGIILFILLLFAVAILSLYSVHLLLMTAKEGGSLIYEKLGERAFGWPGKIAAFISITMQNIGAMSSYLFIVKYELPEVIRAFLGLEEISGEWYMNGNYLVVFVSIGIILPLSLLKNLGYLGYTSGFSLTCMVFFLCVMIYKKTQLPCPLPFFYQQSANLSMNASDASGLFSLPNRSVQMDFSRADVSPAVLGSHDAHHSSGVHVEPHPDDEEMCTPKYFVFNSQTAYTVPILAFAFVCHPEVLPIYSELKDRSRKKMQNVSNLSILAMLVMYMLSALFGYLTFYGNVEAELLHTFTKVYKFDTMLLLVRLAVLTAVTLTVPIVLFPIRSSITTLLFSGREFSWMRHMLIAAAILAFNNVLVIFVPTIRDIFGFIGSSAATMLIFILPAAFYIRLVKSVPFRSPQKIGATVFLIVGIIFMIGSLTLIVLDWIHNPPGSNSGH encoded by the exons ATGCCAGGAGTCGTGGATCGTATGGAGCTAAGGAAAGTCTCCACGGAGGCTGATGACGACAGCACCGACAGCCTGGACGACCGCTACACAGAGCCCATTGACTCGGAGAAGGCCACCATCGACAG TCAGTTTATGGATGACAATGACGATGCAGAAAGCCAGAAGTTCCTGTCGAATGggctgatgaagaagaagaagtatgAAGAATACCATGAAGAATAT CATCCTGGCCACACCTCCTTCGGGATGTCCGTCTTCAACCTGAGCAACGCCATCATGGGCAGCGGCATCCTGGGCCTGTCCTTCGCCATGGCAAACACTGGCATCATTCTCTTTAT ACTCCTCCTCTTCGCCGTGGCCATCCTCTCCTTGTATTCTGTTCACCTGCTCCTCATGACGGCAAAAGAAGGAG GATCTCTCATCTATGAAAAGCTCGGGGAGAGAGCATTCGGTTGGCCCGGCAAAATAGCAGCATTTATATCGATAACCATGCAGAACATTGGAG CCATGTCCAGCTACCTCTTTATCGTGAAGTATGAGCTGCCTGAGGTGATCCGAGCCTTCTTGGGCTTAGAAGAAATATCtgg TGAATGGTACATGAATGGAAACTACCTGGTGGTGTTTGTGTCCATCGGAATCATTCTGCCTTTGTCTCTCCTGAAAAATCTGG GATACCTGGGCTACACCAGTGGGTTTTCGCTCACCTGCATGGTCTTCTTCCTGTGCGTG ATGATCTACAAGAAGACCCAGCTGCCCTGCCCTCTTCCTTTCTTCTACCAGCAATCGGCCAACCTCAGCATGAACGCCTCGGACGCGTCGGGGCTGTTCTCGCTGCCGAACCGCTCGGTTCAAATGGATTTCTCTCGAGCCGACGTGTCGCCGGCGGTCCTGGGCAGCCACGACGCCCACCACTCCAGCGGAGTCCACGTTGAGCCCCACCCTGACGACGAGGAGATGTGCACGCCCAAGTACTTTGTGTTCAACTCGCAG ACGGCGTACACCGTGCCAATCCTGGCCTTCGCCTTCGTGTGCCACCCTGAGGTCCTGCCCATCTACAGTGAGCTGAAAGA TCGCAGCCGGAAGAAGATGCAGAACGTTTCCAACCTGTCCATCTTGGCCATGCTCGTCATGTACATGTTATCGGCGCTGTTTGGCTACCTCACATTCTACG GGAACGTGGAGGCAGAGTTGCTCCACACCTTCACCAAGGTTTACAAGTTCgacaccatgttgctgctggtgCGCTTGGCCGTTCTCACCGCCGTCACCCTGACTGTGCCCATCGTGCTCTTCCCT ATCCGCTCCTCCATCACCACATTGTTATTCAGCGGCCGAGAGTTCAGCTGGATGCGGCACATGCTAATCGCCGCCGCAATTCTGGCCTTCAACAACGTGCTGGTGATCTTCGTCCCGACCATCAGAGACATCTTCGGCTTCATCG GTTCTTCTGCAGCGACTATGCTCATCTTTATCCTACCTGCTGCCTTTTACATCCGCCTGGTAAAATCAGTGCCATTCCGCTCCCCGCAGAAGATCGGG gcGACCGTCTTCCTGATCGTGGGAATCATCTTCATGATTGGCAGCTTGACACTCATCGTCCTCGACTGGATCCACAACCCCCCAGGCTCCAACAGCGGTCACTAa